A part of Deltaproteobacteria bacterium genomic DNA contains:
- a CDS encoding aldehyde dehydrogenase family protein, with amino-acid sequence MAPVLPRPTPRVSLHLKRVFRVAAGNTVIMKPPEQAPLSALKMVELIGDIFPPGVMNVLSGGKECGQALASHPLVRKVSLIGSVPTGKAIARTGADTLKSVLLELGGKNALIVYPDADLAKAIAGAVRGMNFTWAGQSCGSTSRLFLHESIHDKVLDGVAKLVNEKHKPGLPTDWSTTMGPLVNRTQFEKVMSYIRWGQEEGARLVTGGKQPLDPKLAKGFFVEPTIFADVTPNMRIAKEEIFGPVLSVLKWKDEDELFEQVNAVEYGLTASIWTRDLAIAHRAASRVQAGYVWINHSSQHFLGAPFGGFKHSGIGREECIEELFEFTQLKNVHVNLTE; translated from the coding sequence CTGGCACCTGTCCTACCTCGCCCAACTCCTCGGGTTTCCCTGCACTTGAAGCGCGTTTTCCGTGTCGCTGCAGGTAATACTGTGATTATGAAGCCACCAGAGCAGGCGCCGCTTTCAGCGTTGAAGATGGTCGAACTGATCGGCGATATCTTTCCACCGGGAGTGATGAATGTGCTGTCTGGCGGGAAGGAATGCGGGCAGGCGTTAGCCTCGCATCCACTGGTGCGCAAGGTCAGTCTGATTGGCAGTGTGCCAACTGGTAAAGCGATTGCGCGTACTGGTGCGGACACGTTGAAGTCAGTGTTGCTCGAACTCGGCGGTAAGAACGCACTGATTGTGTACCCAGATGCCGATCTTGCGAAAGCAATCGCTGGTGCGGTCCGTGGTATGAATTTTACCTGGGCAGGTCAATCGTGTGGTTCCACCAGTCGCTTGTTCCTCCATGAATCGATTCATGACAAAGTGTTAGATGGTGTAGCGAAGTTAGTGAATGAAAAGCACAAACCAGGGTTACCCACAGATTGGTCCACGACGATGGGACCATTGGTGAATCGCACGCAGTTCGAGAAAGTCATGAGCTACATTCGCTGGGGGCAAGAGGAAGGCGCGCGCCTGGTCACTGGTGGCAAACAGCCTTTAGATCCAAAGCTTGCCAAAGGCTTCTTTGTTGAACCAACGATCTTTGCCGACGTGACCCCCAACATGCGCATTGCCAAGGAGGAAATCTTTGGACCAGTATTATCGGTCTTAAAGTGGAAAGATGAGGATGAACTGTTTGAACAGGTGAATGCGGTCGAATACGGCCTCACGGCATCGATTTGGACGCGAGACCTAGCGATAGCGCATCGCGCGGCCAGTCGTGTGCAAGCAGGATATGTGTGGATCAATCATTCAAGTCAGCACTTTCTCGGCGCACCATTCGGCGGCTTTAAGCACTCTGGCATTGGCCGTGAAGAATGTATCGAGGAGTTATTCGAGTTCACGCAGTTGAAGAATGTGCATGTGAATCTGACAGAGTAA